The following coding sequences lie in one Cytophagia bacterium CHB2 genomic window:
- a CDS encoding DUF4276 family protein, whose protein sequence is MIIGVGVEGPSDRAFWDKLLNKNFPKAKFDIRSMNNREKLIREAPRLLETFRDEHYHASFIILDRDKSPCVTAVLDEFDEHIQQEARKPFDERFLFVCIAIRGLEAWLLADADAVTAVLPKAKYKNHPETASLNAKKVLLECWRQQYPNTAFNKIDFAKRIAPKFRPYSAQKHSESFKYFWNTVTKKIR, encoded by the coding sequence ATGATTATTGGGGTAGGAGTTGAAGGGCCTTCTGATCGCGCTTTCTGGGACAAGTTGCTAAATAAAAACTTTCCTAAAGCCAAATTCGATATTCGTAGCATGAATAATCGCGAAAAGTTGATCCGCGAAGCTCCTCGTTTATTGGAAACATTCCGTGATGAACATTATCACGCAAGTTTTATTATTCTCGATCGTGATAAGTCTCCTTGTGTGACGGCCGTTCTGGATGAATTCGATGAACACATTCAACAAGAGGCCCGCAAACCTTTTGATGAAAGATTCCTGTTCGTTTGCATAGCTATTCGTGGATTAGAAGCGTGGTTACTGGCCGACGCAGATGCTGTTACAGCAGTTTTGCCAAAAGCAAAATACAAAAATCATCCGGAAACAGCTTCGCTAAATGCCAAAAAAGTACTTCTTGAATGCTGGCGTCAACAGTACCCCAATACTGCATTCAATAAGATTGATTTTGCAAAACGAATAGCACCCAAATTTAGGCCATATTCGGCTCAAAAGCATTCGGAGTCATTCAAATACTTTTGGAATACCGTCACCAAGAAGATTAGGTGA